In Acidobacteriota bacterium, the genomic window TCGGGGTAATTAGAAGATCGTCAATATTGTAAGTCGTTCGTTTGCATGGGGATAGCTCGAAGCCCTCCGGTCGTGAAATGGGAACGTTCCTTGCAATGAAGACTCACACGAAAAAAGGGTTCGTGTGTTCAATTCGGTCCTGCAACAGCCGGAACTGCTCTCCGGGGTCGTCGCGGTAACTGCGTTGCTGGTGGGTGCCGTTGTGTCTCGCCTGGGACGCCGACAACTCAAGACCGACCTCTTTGCCACCCGACGCAAGTTGGAGCGTGCCGAGAAACAGGCTAAAGATCAGAGTCGACTCCTCGGCAAGATCAAGAGCGAGCAGGAAACCATCGCGGCGCTGGCACGATCCCTACCGAGCGTCGTTCGCGAGCTGAACCGCGCGGACCTGAACTCCAGAGATGTGCCGGGGCTGATCATCCAGTTGATCACGGCGATCTTCGACCCGAACAAGGTCCTGTTCTATGCCACGGCACACGACACCAGTGGAGAGCGACGAGACCCGGTCCTGCATCTCGCCGAACAGCGGGGCCTGACCGACGTCCCACCGGCCCTTCGCTCCATTCCGTTCGGAGAGGGCAAGATTGGCTGGGTCGCTGCCAACAAGCTGGAGATGCTCAGCGAGAGTTGGGCCAATCCGATGGCCACCGACGGCGTGACGATCAAGGACAACCATCCGATGGTCCGACCCGAGATCGTCGGCCCGCTGCTCCATCACAATCATCGTAGCAACGAAGAGGTTCTGGGTGTGATCGCCATCAGCGGCGTGAACAACTATCCGCGGGACATGAAGCTGATGTTTCAGCTGGTGACCAACCTGGGATCCCTGGCCCTCGTCAACAGTCACTACCGGATGCGGTTGACGGCGCAGGCCAACCACGACGGTCTGACCGGGCTGCTCAACAAGCGACACTTCATGAAGTCTCTCAGCGAGATGATCTACGAGTCGGATCGCGATGCGCGCCCGGTATCGCTGTTCATCTTCGACATCGATCATTTCAAGAACTACAACGACACCAACGGTCATCCGGCCGGCGACGCGCTGTTGCGCTCGTTGTCGAAACTGGTCCAGAACTGCGTGCGTCCCAGCGACTGGGTCTGTCGATACGGCGGCGAGGAGTTCATCGTCGCCATGCCCGACACCCAAGGAGCGGAGGCCATGGTTGCGGCGGAGCGGATCCGCGCCGCCATCGAGGCGTACAAGTTCGAGCTCCAGGAGAATCAGCCCAACGGAGTTCTGACGATCAGCGGTGGAGTCGCCGAATTCCCCCGTGACGGATGCGACTCTCACGAGTTGACTCAGAACGCCGACAAGGCCCTGTACGAGTCCAAGCGTGGCGGGCGAAACCGCGTGACACGGTTTCGTGGCGTGCGCATCGGTGACGCAGCGGATGTCGTGGACCAGCCTGCGATGGCCGCTGACGATCGATCCGAGGGGGAGCACCGGTGAAGAGTCCGATGGGCATGACTCTGCCCGGCGACACCGCTGCCGCCCGACTCCCCGAGCTGCCGAGCCTGGTCGTGCTGCTCGGTCAGATACAGGAGCAACTCTCGGAGCGCCGCCAGCTGGGGCTGCTCTCGATCACGGTCCTCAGTGAGGGCAACGAGTTGTCCCGCAATCGATGGTCCACCTACGAAGCGATCCTCAAGGAGATCTCGGTCTTCCTGACCCGTTTCCAATCGAGCCGGCTGAGACAGAGCGATGTCATCCTGGATCCGCTTGTCGCCGGCAACACGTTTGTCGTGCTCCTGGGGCCACCCCGGGAAGAGCGTGCGTTGGACAAGGGTGACCTGACACGGGTACGCCATCGTCTCTCCCGTGGGATCAAGGCCCACCTGGGCAAGACTCTCCCGGCCGACGACGTGGAGAAGTTCGGCGTCTATCTGGGCGGTGCGTTGATGAGCCACGACGAGGGCGTCGATACCCGCCGGATCATCTATGGCGGCCTCGAGCAGGCGTTTGCCGATGGTCTCGGCCAGCGTGAGCGCGAAGAGCGAACTCACGCGATTCGCCTGCACCGACTACTGCGCTCCGAGCAGGTCAAGACCGTCTACCAACCGGTGGTCGATCTCGTCGCCCAACGGATCCTCGGCTACGAGGCGTTGACCCGCATTCCAAACGGCGCGTTTCAGACGCCCGATCGTCTCTTCAAGGTCGCCCGTGACAATGGCGCACTGTGGGCCGTCGAACGCCTCTGCCGCAAGAAGGCGATCGAAGGTCTACCGACCCTCGAGTCGGGTCAGAGGCTGTTCCTCAACATCGAGCCGGATTCGTTCAGCGATCCCCAGTTGCAGATGAGTGGCCTGCCCGAATTGCTACGGAGCGCGGGCCTGACACCGGACCGGGTGGTCTTCGAACTCACGGAGCATTCCGTCGTCCAGGACTTCGGAGCGCTGCGAGAATTCCTCGACGAGGTTCGCAGCATCGGTTACCAACTGGCCATGGACGACGTGGGGTCGGGCTACGCCGGTCTTCAGGCGATCGCCGAGATCCGCCCGGACTTCCTGAAGGTCGATATGTCGCTGGTGCGCGACCTACACCTGGATCCGATCAAACGAGAGTTGATCCGAACGATTCGCCGGTTTACCGACAATACGTCGATCACCCTGATTGCCGAGGGGGTCGAGCAACAGGCAGAGCTGGAGAAGTTGGCCGAGGCCGGTGTCCGTTGCGCCCAGGGGTACCTGTTCGCCCGACCCGACTCCCCGCCGGAGATTCCGGACTGGGAGAACCTGGTCGTCAGCGAGAGCTAGCGCCGTCCTTGCTTAACCGTTTCATATTTCCGCCCAGGTTACCGGCGGCATCGGTCACCCGAAGCTGAAGGGACCGGCCCTCCTCGTTTCGGAGCGCCTCCACCCAGACCTCGCAGGGCTCGCTTCCTGAGTCGGCCACCCCGTCGAGCGGCGTGACGGACCGCCACTGCCCCCCATCCACGGCCATCTCAACCGCGGCGACCGCGCCTTCGGGGTCCGCAGCGGAGAACTGAACACGCCACCCGTTGCCGTCGGATCGGATCTTCAGATCTGCGACGCGAGGTCGCGTGTTGTCCAGTTCGAATAGGTCGCTCACCTTCTGATGACGACGCCCCTCGCCGTCGGGATGATCGAGCTGATCGTCCACGGTGACACGAACACGATAAGCACCGTCGGGCATTCCCCGGGCATCCCAGCTGTAGTAGGTCGTCTCCAGGTCGCGGGCGATCGGGAACCAGGTCTCGCCGCCCTCCCGACGCACCGCGAGGGTTGCCCGAAGTCGATCGCCGTCCTGATCCCTGGCCAGCCATCGAAAGGTCCTGGCGCCGGGCTCGTACCCCTTGCGCACGGCTCCGTTCGAACGAGGTGCGGGACGACTCAGGCTGGCCATCGCCCGTCTCGCAACGGGGTCGTTGGCGATCACCGGCCCCAACCGACTGCTGCTCTGCGTCGGACCTGCAACCCAGATCACTCCCGGCCGCTCGATGTCGAGGGCCATGACTTGCGGTCGACGATTGTGGACACGGTAATGCAGGGAATAACCGCTGACCCGCGGCCCCTTGCCACCCCGTGCGGCAAGATGCAGACGGATCTGCGCACGACGGGCCGTGAGGCCGTCCTCTCCCGCCTTCTGCAACGGGACCCAATCGGACCACGTCTCGTCCGCCGACTCCGTATTGCCGACACGGATCTCCGTACGCAGCGTCCCGGACGTTCCGGGCTCGTCCCGGACCGTCACCTGCCCCCAGCGGGCGATGGTCCCTGCGTCGACGACCGGCGACAGATACCGCCCCGTCGCCCGCACCTCTGCGTGGATCCGTTCTATCCGTGCGTCGTGGGTCGCGCCGACCCAGATGCTGCCGGCGGGGTCCAGGGTCAGGGCGCTGGCCTGATTGGCGGAGACCCGCAACAGCCGGGACGCGTGTCCGGTCGTCGGATCGATGATGTGAAGACGACCCTGCGCACCGGTCGCCACCACCAGGAGTCCGTCCTCACGACGGGCCATGGCGAACGGCATCTCGTCGACGGTCTCCCAGAGTGTGTGGACGGCACCGTCGGGCTCGATGCGATAAACCGTTCCGCCGGGTGTCGCCGACAGCTTCTGCGGACCGCCGTCCCGACCGGGCGCGGACTTGTCGTCTTTTTTTTCCTTCGGTTCGCTTCCCGCGTCGTCCGACTCATCGGGCTTGGCACGGACGGTCACCGTCTGTTGGACCTGAGGCGTCTTGGCGCCCGCGCCACGAGCGGCACGATCGGCGCGACCAGGCAGCTTGGCACCACCGACGGCCAGGGCGTAGATCACGCCGTCTTCATCCCGCGCCAGGGCGACGATCTCCGGCGAGTCGGCATCGTAGAGGACGTACGGTCGCCCGTCGCCGGATATCCGGATGATGTGGCCCTGCCCGCCGGTCCCCACCAGAACGCCGCCGTCGTCCAGCGGAAGGAGACAGCGGACGGGATCCTGTGCGGTCTCGTGGACGATCGACGAGACGCCGTCCCGAACACGCAGGACCCGGCCAGGCACACCGGTGCCGACCCACAGGTCGCCGTTGTCGGCGACGGACAGCGCCCAGACGAACGCGGCGTCGGTCTCCACGAGCCTCTCGCCGACGTTGGCCGCCGAATACTTCCACACCTCGCCGGAGGGCGTCGCGCCCAGCAGGGCGTGACCGGCAGGATCGGTCGCGACGGCGGTGAACAGCTGTTCGTCCTCGGGTTGGTGCCAGATCGCCGTCTCTCCGTCGGCGGCGATGTGCAGCAGGCGTGCCGGTCCCGAGAGTGCGGCAAAGACTCCCCCGCGACCGTCGTGGGTCACCCGCCAGACGATCCCCTCTTCCGGCCCCCACAGGGTTTCGACCTCCGGAGCAAGTGCGAGGCGGCCGTCGGCATCGATCAACGTGCCGTCCAGGGTTCCCTGTGCCAGCGCCTGGGGTGTGGAGTACTGCGCCGTCTCTGCACCCCCCGCGGAGCCGGCGGTCAGGAGAACGAGCCCCAGGACCCACGGGACAACACAACGGGTGGATGGATCTCTCATGGTCGGGTCTCCGGTTCCAGTTTGGGGTCGATCTGTAGTCCCAGCACGAGCCCGCCGGTGACGGGACCGTCCAGCGGGAACTCGACACGATCGAATTCGACGATTCGATCGACGACGTTTCGTCGCAGGGTGGTGCCGTCTCCGATCAGTCGACGGGCGGTCGGTGGAAGTTCTCCGAGGCTGAGCCCGCGATGGGCAACGCCGTCGGCGAACCGATAGAGGACAGCCGTCAATTGATGAGCCGGGCGTCGTTGCGAGACGATCTGCAGGAGTGGATCGAGATCGACGGCGCTCAGTGCACGACGAAGATCTCGCCGACCCAGGGCACGAGCCACATCGGTCGGGGAACCGACGGCCAACGCCAGTCGTTCGAAATCCACGTCGCGAGGCAAGGCGACCTCGAGAGTCTCAACCCGACGATCGCCACGATAGGACTCCATCACGCATCGCACCCGGAGCAATTCGCCGGGACGCAGGGCGCCGCGGTCGTATTGAAGTTCGACCAGGCGATACTCCCGTCGCTCCGGAGACGCCCGCAGGGTGACATCGACCCCCTCGATCTCCAGCGGTTCGTACGGGTTGTCCCACAGGGCACCGATGGAGGCCTGGAGATCGGCGGCGAGACCGAACGCCACCGCACCACCGCTGCCGGAGTTCATCGACTCCAGGACCAGCGGTTCGTGCCCCTGCAGCCGAACACGTGCGTGGGCATAGATCGTCATCTCGGATTCGACGCCGAGCCGATTCGACAGGACGTTGGCCGAGGCCACCGCCAGCAGAAGCGGTGTCAACGCGTCGTGACGCACGACCTCGATCCGTAGCGGCTCCTCCAGTCGGCCCTCCTGGGCCAACGAGATCGTCATCGGAATCATCGCTGCCTGACGACCGATCTCGCCGACGACGGCGGTGAGCCGATCCTCGACGATGGCGCCGAGCACGCGTCCGGTTCTGGCCAACTTGGACGAGCCGGCGAGATCTCCGAGGGTGTGGACGACCTCCGCGTGAACCATCGGCATCTCGACCCGCCCGCGACCCATGAACGGGTGACCGAAGGCCCAGACCGTCTGGCCGTCGACCATCGTCACCGTGCCGGTGGCGGTAATACTCAGATCACCACGGGTCAGCGCCACGCCCACCGGCGAGCCACCGACCAGATTCGCGGCATCGCCGATGGTGGGATCCTCTCCCGCTCCCGGTACCAGGGTCATGCCCATTTCTGAGAGACGCTCGGCGGTCCACCCACGCAGCGCGCCATGCAGCCCGGAGACATGGACCGGGGTTCCGATCGGTTGGACCATCCCGTCG contains:
- a CDS encoding GGDEF domain-containing protein — its product is MFNSVLQQPELLSGVVAVTALLVGAVVSRLGRRQLKTDLFATRRKLERAEKQAKDQSRLLGKIKSEQETIAALARSLPSVVRELNRADLNSRDVPGLIIQLITAIFDPNKVLFYATAHDTSGERRDPVLHLAEQRGLTDVPPALRSIPFGEGKIGWVAANKLEMLSESWANPMATDGVTIKDNHPMVRPEIVGPLLHHNHRSNEEVLGVIAISGVNNYPRDMKLMFQLVTNLGSLALVNSHYRMRLTAQANHDGLTGLLNKRHFMKSLSEMIYESDRDARPVSLFIFDIDHFKNYNDTNGHPAGDALLRSLSKLVQNCVRPSDWVCRYGGEEFIVAMPDTQGAEAMVAAERIRAAIEAYKFELQENQPNGVLTISGGVAEFPRDGCDSHELTQNADKALYESKRGGRNRVTRFRGVRIGDAADVVDQPAMAADDRSEGEHR
- a CDS encoding EAL domain-containing protein, producing the protein MKSPMGMTLPGDTAAARLPELPSLVVLLGQIQEQLSERRQLGLLSITVLSEGNELSRNRWSTYEAILKEISVFLTRFQSSRLRQSDVILDPLVAGNTFVVLLGPPREERALDKGDLTRVRHRLSRGIKAHLGKTLPADDVEKFGVYLGGALMSHDEGVDTRRIIYGGLEQAFADGLGQREREERTHAIRLHRLLRSEQVKTVYQPVVDLVAQRILGYEALTRIPNGAFQTPDRLFKVARDNGALWAVERLCRKKAIEGLPTLESGQRLFLNIEPDSFSDPQLQMSGLPELLRSAGLTPDRVVFELTEHSVVQDFGALREFLDEVRSIGYQLAMDDVGSGYAGLQAIAEIRPDFLKVDMSLVRDLHLDPIKRELIRTIRRFTDNTSITLIAEGVEQQAELEKLAEAGVRCAQGYLFARPDSPPEIPDWENLVVSES
- a CDS encoding SMP-30/gluconolactonase/LRE family protein; its protein translation is MRDPSTRCVVPWVLGLVLLTAGSAGGAETAQYSTPQALAQGTLDGTLIDADGRLALAPEVETLWGPEEGIVWRVTHDGRGGVFAALSGPARLLHIAADGETAIWHQPEDEQLFTAVATDPAGHALLGATPSGEVWKYSAANVGERLVETDAAFVWALSVADNGDLWVGTGVPGRVLRVRDGVSSIVHETAQDPVRCLLPLDDGGVLVGTGGQGHIIRISGDGRPYVLYDADSPEIVALARDEDGVIYALAVGGAKLPGRADRAARGAGAKTPQVQQTVTVRAKPDESDDAGSEPKEKKDDKSAPGRDGGPQKLSATPGGTVYRIEPDGAVHTLWETVDEMPFAMARREDGLLVVATGAQGRLHIIDPTTGHASRLLRVSANQASALTLDPAGSIWVGATHDARIERIHAEVRATGRYLSPVVDAGTIARWGQVTVRDEPGTSGTLRTEIRVGNTESADETWSDWVPLQKAGEDGLTARRAQIRLHLAARGGKGPRVSGYSLHYRVHNRRPQVMALDIERPGVIWVAGPTQSSSRLGPVIANDPVARRAMASLSRPAPRSNGAVRKGYEPGARTFRWLARDQDGDRLRATLAVRREGGETWFPIARDLETTYYSWDARGMPDGAYRVRVTVDDQLDHPDGEGRRHQKVSDLFELDNTRPRVADLKIRSDGNGWRVQFSAADPEGAVAAVEMAVDGGQWRSVTPLDGVADSGSEPCEVWVEALRNEEGRSLQLRVTDAAGNLGGNMKRLSKDGASSR